The following are encoded together in the Apodemus sylvaticus chromosome 11, mApoSyl1.1, whole genome shotgun sequence genome:
- the LOC127695841 gene encoding PRAME family member 8-like has product MSVQTPPKLQKLAIQTLMRNEAEVISSLEELPPLLFQILFKEAFIVRQTNLIKAMVATWPETYLPVGSLMKRPDMEILQAVQDGVDMRLNREFYTRRGKLQVLDMRNVHHAYWNVGNDNDYSARTSDKEQAEKFLPRYALRQHLKVIFPLSLASRQSESNAFFLNWAQQRKRLLYFCCIKMKIWPIAFQDIRDILKIFHLEYIRELELNIDWTLLELKYFAPYFGKMKNLRKFMLSPIHKETYPITNVTRVTDVQCLDKFISQFSKFNCLQHICLKRVHIIKDKMNQVLGCLRTPLETLSIIHCQISQAFVDSFSCSRSLFQLKHLEIKGVTLDAFDLTHLRGLLEKVVDSLGTLDLSQCHMKDSHVNVLLPALTQCSQLTDVNFCYNDFSMPTLKDLLEHTVNWRKINVEEYPAPLECYDELNHASRERFAQLCEELMDTLRQVRQPKNISFATVANTCPKCRGKYVYGHGAKLCSC; this is encoded by the exons ATGAGTGTTCAGACACCACCCAAACTCCAGAAGCTGGCAATTCAGACTCTGATGAGAAATGAGGCTGAGGTCATCTCCTCTCTGGAGGAGCTACCTCCTCTACTCTTCCAAATACTGTTCAAGGAGGCCTTCATTGTCAGACAAACCAATCTCATAAAGGCAATGGTGGCAACCTGGCCTGAAACCTATCTCCCTGTGGGGTCATTAATGAAGAGGCCTGACATGGAAATCTTACAAGCTGTGCAAGATGGAGTAGACATGAGATTGAATAGAGAGTTTTACACCAG GAGGGGAAAACTACAGGTTCTTGATATGAGAAATGTGCACCATGCCTATTGGAATGTAGGGAATGACAATGACTATTCAGCACGGACCTCGGACAAAGAGCAAGCAGAGAAGTTCCTTCCCAGATATGCATTGAGGCAGCATCTGAAAGTCATATTTCCCCTGTCTCTCGCTTCCCGCCAGAGTGAATCAAATGCATTTTTCTTGAAttgggcccagcagagaaagaGGCTCCTATATTTCTGCTGTATAAAGATGAAGATTTGGCCTATAGCATTCCAGGATATCAGAGATATCTTGAAAATTTTTCATCTAGAGTACATCAGAGAATTAGAACTGAATATCGACTGGACTCTGTTAGAGCTAAAATATTTTGCTCCCTACTTCGGGAAGATGAAAAATCTTCGCAAATTCATGCTGTCACCCATTCACAAGGAAACCTACCCTATTACCAATGTAACAAGAGTCACAGATGTCCAGTGTCTCGACAAGTTTATCTCTCAGTTTTCCAAATTCAACTGTCTCCAGCATATCTGCTTGAAACGTGTCCATATTATCAAAGACAAGATGAATCAGGTCCTAGG GTGCCTGAGGACACCCTTGGAGACCCTCTCCATCATTCACTGCCAAATTTCACAGGCATTCGTGGATTCCTTTTCCTGCAGTCGGAGCCTCTTTCAGTTAAAACATCTGGAAATAAAAGGAGTGACCTTAGATGCTTTCGATCTTACACATTTGAGAGGTCTCCTAGAAAAAGTGGTAGACAGTCTTGGGACTCTGGATCTGTCACAGTGTCATATGAAGGACTCCCATGTCAATGTCCTCCTACCTGCCCTCACACAGTGCTCTCAGCTCACCGATGTCAACTTCTGCTACAATGACTTCTCCATGCCCACCCTGAAGGACCTTTTGGAGCACACAGTCAACTGGAGAAAGATAAATGTGGAAGAataccctgcccctctggagtgctatgatGAGCTGAATCATGCCTCCAGAGAAAGATTTGCCCAACTTTGTGAGGAGCTCATGGATACACTCAGGCAAGTAAGGCAGCCCAAgaacatctcctttgctactgtaGCAAATACCTGTCCTAAATGTCGTGGCAAGTATGTCTATGGCCATGGGGCCAAACTTTGTTCTTGTTGA